TTAGACGCCTTCTCTCTAAGTttgctttagtcgctaagtcgcaaccctatagactgtagcccaccaggcttctctgcccatgggatttcctaggcaagaatattggactgggttgtcatttccttctccaagggattttcccaactagGGTTAGAACCCAtgtctcaggcagattctttaccagattcTTGATCCACCAGGGAAAGTCTCTAAGAAATATGAATTAGAAGGGTATTTGATCGTTTAAGATCGGAAAGTTGATCATCTTTCAAAAGCTACTGATACAattaaggaaatatattttatataattttttgtttgtatctCACAAATATCTTCTACATCTTCTGCTGCTGAGAAATAAGAGAGAACTGTTGGTTGCTTGTTGAACAATGTTGAGTTAGAAATTGATGTTCAGTCTAGAAACACTTCTTTCCAACTCCTTTCAGGGCTTCTCTCACATCTTGGTTTCGCAGACTATAAATGAGGGGATTTAACATGGGGATTATAATGCCATAAAACACAGAAGCCATTTTTTCTTGCTCTTGAGATTCTATGGTGCGATGGTGCAGATACATGTAAGAGAGTGTCCCATAGAAAATGCTGACAGCTGTCAGGTGGGAGGCACATGTGGAGAAGGCTTTCTTCCTCCCTGCAGCAGAAGAGATCTTTAGGATGGCGATCAGGATAAACATGTAGGAAAAGATGACAACTGACACGGTGAATGTCAAGTTAAACCCCACAAAGACTGTTAGGAGCATGATGTTCAAGTAAATACTAGAGCATGAGAGGGCCAGAACTGGGGGCGCATCACAGAAAAAGTgattaattttattggatttgCAAAAGTTCAATGAGAAAGCAAAACTTGTGTTTACAGAAGCATTTAGGAAACCCACGAAGTATGCACCAGTTAAGAGTTGACTGCAGACTCTCTGGGACATAACAGTTCCATAGCGAAGTGggttacagatggccacataacGGTCCACTGCCATAGCCGCCAGGATGTAGCAATCACTTGTTGCAAAAGCCCCATAGACTAGCAATTGCACCATACATCCTATGAATGAGATGGATTGCTTTGTTTCTACAAAGCTTTGCAGCATTTTTGGAGTGATAGCAGAGGTGTAGCAGAGATCAACAAAAGCCAAGTTTtggaggaaaaagtacatgggggtgtgaagGGAAGAGTCAGTCTTGATGAGGAGGATCATGCCAATGTTACCCACCAGGGTGACCACGTAGATCACTAGAAATACTGTGAAGAGGACGTGCCAAGACTTGTGTTGACCCGCAAATCCCAGGAGAATGAATTCAGTCACTGTAGTGCCATTGTTTTGTTCCATGgccaacaaaattcaacattagCTGAAAAGGTGCAAAGAGAAGATCAGAGAAAGCTAAGAGGATTGTGATACTTTAACTAACACTGTATTTAATTTcagagcttctctggtgactcacatggtaaagaatccacctgccaatgtaggaaaccctggttcaatttcctggagaagggaatggctacccactgcaggattcttgcctggagaatcccatgaacagaggagcctggtgggctagagtccatggagttgctaagtgttggacatgactgaatgactagcacacacatatttaatttCATAGTGAGAGGGATCAGAGAATATTTTCCATGATTGAATTAGATTTTAAAGGCTGAACCTTGACACCTAACTTAGACATTTCCATTGATAGTTTGGGGAAATTGCCAAGGACCAGTAGCTGTGTTCTCAATATGCAAACTGACCGTACTTCATACATACATCAATTCGGGAACACATAAgaacattgttttatttaattaagcTTTCTTTTATATTCcctatattttaattagaaataccAATTTGCCTAAATACTAatcattatatttgaaatttgacaTACGCATGGGGTTCTATATTATCTTGTTCCCACCTacctccatatttttatttttttctttttcttccttgtagATCTGCTCTGCTCTTGTAGATCTGGCTTCATGGAATTGTACAGCCCTTTGTAGAATGGTTTATCAAGGTATTTACAGTAAAgtgtaattttctttataaaatttccaATCTGTTGTGGCCCCGTGTTTGTAAAAGTCAGTAAATGGGTCTCAGTATTGTTAAAGTTCCGTAATAGTTTTAAATACTCCATCCACTCTCAGTCATTGTCTCATACAGTAGAAACCGAGAGTCCAAGGACTCGCGCTGGTCCGTGGACCACACGTCAGGTAGCACTGCTCCATGGTACCCATCCATCCTCATTTACCCATGTGTTTCCCTAGTGACAGACAGCAGACTGCGTACAACTCGCCTCCACCACAGTTAACTCAGTGAGAAATTTTTCCAGGGTGTATTCCTAGGGACAAAATTTTTGTGTCTGAAGGCATGCACATATTTCATCTGACCAAGTTTTTCCAGATCATTTTACATAATGGATGCACCAGTGTACCGTCTTGCTAATTGTATATGTGGGTTCCCACATCCTCACTTCTGAGTGAGCATTGatattttcctagtttttttGGTGGAAAATAGGTGTAAAGTGATGACttatctttcccttttcccctttaattACAAGCAGGTTTGATCATTATCTAATAGTCTTAGAATTTGgggattttattatttcataaattgtttgttaatttttttggcAAATGTTTCTATTGAAATGATTTCACATGTTCTTTGTTTACCCAAGATTCAAATCTCCTCTCGGTTGacttggtaaatattttctcacattctgtcaTCTTTGATGTCCTTCACAGACCAGAAAaccttacttttaaaataactatctttttttttttgccttgtggtttgttcttttaaaaaataattgagggaagtattttctttcctaattcgTATCTCCAGTGGAGTAAAAAGCAATTATCATATTTTTCCACTTAAACTTGGTTGCTGGCATATGGTGATTGTTGCATCATGACATTGTATATcagacaaaaattttttaaatgctatttgtgctttccaatatatttaaaaaaataaagcagattaaCAGGATAGAAAGCAACTATAGTCACTGCGTGTATGCGTCTGTGTGGGGATGAGgtgtagaaaatatttaattattttaatcattatgtAATTTgacttgacatttaaaaatctatgcaCAAACACTAGGCCCAGTTATGTTACAGGAGTTCTACTAAACTTTATATAATGAATAATTCTAATATACACAATTTTTTCCTGTgagtctcaaaaaagaaaaaaaaatccgcTAGTCATTTCATAATGCTAATATAACCTTGACTCGCATTTAAGTAACTTTAGAGGAAAAACATTAGAAGCAGTTTCATTTACGAGTGTAGACACAAACaggtttaaaaatatactttcaatAACCAAATCCACCCATACATTGAATGGACAATTGCTAAGGTCTAAAGGAGGTtcctgatcattgaggaaggctttcttatctcaccttgctattctttggaactctgcattcagatgcttatatctttccttttcgcctttgcttttcacttttcttcttttcacagctatttgtaaggcctcttcagacagccattttgcttttttgcatttctttttctcagggatgCTCTTGCTTCCCTGTCTCttgcacaatgtcatgaacctccgtccatagttcatcaggcactctatcagatctagtcccttaaatctatttctcacttccactgtataatctttaGGTAATAcctatttaggtcatacctgaatggtctagtggttttccccactttctccaatttaagtctgaatttggcaataaggagttcatggtctgagccacagtcagctcctggtcttgtttttgctactgaatagagcttctccatctttggctgcagagaatataatcaatctgatttcagtgttgaccatctggtgatgtccatatgtagagtcttctcttgtgttgctggaagagggtgtttgctgtgaccagtgcattctcttggaaaaactcttattagcctttgccctgcctcattctgtactccaaggccaaatttgcctgttactgcaggtgtttcttgacttcctacttttgcattccagtccccaataacGAAAAGGAtatgttttttgggtgttaattctagaaggtcttgtaggtcttcatagaaccgttcaacttgagcttcctcagtgttactggttggggcatagtcttggattactgtgatattgaatggtttgcgttgggaatgaacagagatcattctgttgtttgtgAGATTGCACccagaactgcattttggactcttttgttgactatgatggctactccatttcttctaagggattcttgaccacagtagtagatataatggtcatctgagttaaattcacccattccagtccattttagttcgcttattcctagaatgtcgatgtttactctttccatctcttgtttgaccacttccaatttgccttgattcatggacctaacattccaggttcctttgcaatcttgctctttacagcatcggaccttgcttccatcaccagtcccatccacaactgggtgttgtttttgctttgggtctgtctcttcattctttctgtagttatttcttcactgatctccagtagcatattgggcacctactgacctggggagttcctctttcagtgtcctatctttttgcattttcatactgttcatgggattctcaaggaaggaatactgaagtggtttgccattcccttctccagtggaccacattttgtcagaactctcaacCAAGagctgtccatcttgggtggccctacatgacatgactcatagtttcactgagttagacaaggctgtggtccatgtgattagattggttagttttctgtgattgtggctttcagTCCATCTTCCCTCttatggagaaggataagaggcttataaaGACTTCCTGATGGGCTAGACTGACTGAAGGGGATACTGGGTTTTTTTCTGATGTGCGGGGccaagctcagtaaatctttaatccatttcatgcaaagatgggctcaataaaggacagaaatggtatggacctaacagaagcagaagatgttaagaagaggtggcaaggatacacagaagaactgtacaaaacagatcttgacaacccagataatcacgatggtgtgcttactcacctagagccagacattctggaatgtgaagtcaagtgggccttaggaagcatcactatgaacaaagctagtagaggcgatggaattccagttgagctatttcaaatcctaaaagatgatgctgtaaaagtgatgcactcaatatgccagcaaatttggaaaactcagcagtggccacaggactcaaaaaggtcagttttcattccaatccctaagaaaggcaataccaaagaatggtccaaatactgcacaattgcactcatctcacactagtgaagtaatgctcaaaattctccaagccaggcttcagcactatgtgaactgtgaacttccagatgttcaagctggatttagaaaaggcagaggaaccagagatcaaattgccaacatctgccggatcatcgaaaaagcaagagagttccagaaaaacatctatttctgctttattgactatgccaaagcctttgattgtgtggatcacaataaactgtggaaaattctgaaagagatgggaataccagaccacctgacccgcctcttgagaatctgtatgcaggtcaggaagcaacagttagaactggacatggaacaacagactggttccaaataggaaaaggagtatgtcaaggctgtatattgtcaccctgcttatttaacttatatgcagagtgcatcatgagaaacgctgggctggaggaagcacaagctggaatcaagattgctgggagaaatatcaatcacctcagatatgcagatgacaccacccttatggcagaaagtgaagaggaactaaaaagcctcttgatgaaagtggaagaggagagtgcaaaagttggcttaaagctcagcattcagaaaacaaagatcatggcatctggtcccatcacttcatgggaaatagatgaagaaacagtggaaacagtggcagactttattttctgggttcccaaatcactgcagatggtgactgcagccatgaaattaaaagatgtttgctccttagaaggaaagttatgaccaacctagacagcatgttaaaaagcagagacattactttgccaacaaaggtctgtctagtcaaggctatgggttttccagtggtcatgtatggatgtgagagttggactacaaagaaagctgagcactgaggaattgatgcttttgaactgtggtgttggagaagactcttgagagtccctcggactgcaagaagatccaaccagtccatcctaaaggaggtcagtcctgggtgttcattggaaggactgactctgaagctcaaacgccaatattttggccaccttatgtgaagaactgactcatttgaaaagaccttgatgctgggaaagattgagggcaggagaagaaggggatgacagaggatgagatggctgaatggcatcaccaactcaatggacatgagtttgagtaatctctgggtgttggtgatggacaaggaggcctggcgtgctgcagtccatggggtcgcaaagagtcggacacgactgcatgattgaactgaactgaactgaaaggaggtTCCAGAGAACagctattttcttcctttcccaaaATTTGAACaagttgagaaataaaaattagtataCATATGAAGACTGTTATATCACCTGCTGACACGTGGGGGGAAACTTTCAAGTTTCCTAGTCAAGTTACTTGCTCCTAGTGAACACCACAAGTTACCAGGCTTGTCTGCCCATCTTGGTGGTGGTGACTGGGCTTGCCCCTTGCACGTTCTGGAGGAGCAACTCTGAAGTGCTGGGGGGCACTGGCCTCAGCAGGCTGGCTGCTTCTGAGATTGAGGGCAGAGCCGAGCATGCCAGGTTGTTCTCAGATTTACCAATCAGATACATCACTCCATCTTTCTGGGAAGTGAGTGAATAAAATGATGTCAGGATGGCCGTGATTACACCATTTGAACTCCCATTGCAGGAGAGAAACATCAGAAGCAGGGAAAAACATTTTCTATCAGCAATTAAATCCAAGTTGTATCAACATGAAATTTCCTTCGTATTAATTTCAGTGAAGTGCTTGAGAGAATGTTATGCTCATTTTCACAAACTTATAAAATTTATACGAAAgagaaaagaacttaaaaatagctaagagacttttaaagggaaaaaagtggagaGTTGTCCTTGCAAATATCagaaatttctataaaataataacaataaagacAGGTGGTACAAGTGGTACAAAGAGAACAATGGAATTGTGAAAAAGGAATCATAAACAGGCCTACAAGTCTCTGAAACCTCAATGTATGAAAACAGTAGCATGTCCATCAATGAAAAACAGTCCAATAAACTGTGGCGTATTGGTGCTTAtactttggaggaagaaatggcaacctactccagtagtcttgcctgggaaattccatggacagaggagcctggtggggtacaatccctggggttCAAAAGGATCAGACGACTTAACAGTTGAGCATGTAAATGCACATACATGTGAGAAAATTATATTGtgtttctacttttaattttaccAATTCCAAATGGCATTGAATTATAAAGGTGTAAGGGTATATCTTTTTACGCTTATATTATAATTCTAAAGGTATAAGGGTAAATCATATTAGAATATCTATGACTTAGCTATGcagtaaaagttttaaataagacATAAgtacacaaaacacaaaacattaagaagcttccctggtggctcagatggtaaagaaattaaacatatcaacattatgaaaaagaaaagaccagATAGTGACCGGAAATTTGCTCAGTTAAATTTGTTTGCAACacatataaatagaaaaacaattagtacccaatggcaccccattccagtactcttgcctggaaaatcccatggacggaggagcctggtgggctgcagtccatggggtagttaggagtcggacacgactgagcgacttcactttcatttttcactttcatgcattggagaaggaaatggcaacccactccaggttcttgcctggagaatcccagggatgggggagcctggtgggctgccatctctggggtcgcacagagtcagacacgactgaagcgacttagcagcagcagcacacttaaATAATTTCCATAAATTGTGCTGAGGAAAAAATTCACCAAAGATATAATCAGGATATGTACAGAAGGAAAAACTTAGGCAATTGATATATGGACATAAAAGGATATAACTCCCTAGTAGTACAGCATATTAATActgtattgaaatataattttagacTAAAATGCAAATTAGAGGTGAGAATGTGGACTCACATTCCAGGTGGGGATATAAATTAGAATAATCATATTGGAGGCAAgtttggaaatattaataaaattaaatgtatgcTTCCCTTAGGTTCAGAATTTGTATTATAGATACATACCTGGATAAATTATTGGCCATGTAAAcaagaatatacatacatacacatatgaatatatgcatgaatatgtgtacataaaaatgtaattaatacACATGGGAAGGTCCATAGCAGTGTCTTTGAgcataggaaaaaataaactattaaataaaTCATCAAGAATTCAATCTGTTGGTGCTATAACATCTAGGTAGATAAATTTCTGAAATGGAAAGTTGAGTAATAAAGAGCAAGCTACAGAAGTTCAGGTGGTGGCTGCATGTATGgctgtttcattttgttaaatgtatttttatgttcCTTAAATTTTGTGCAATGACAGACTTTCCTCACCAAAACCCCCCACATCCCCATACATCAGTAGAGGGCCCCTTCCTCTGGAGTTAGTAATACCAGGCAGATGCGATGCTCAGTTTGGGATAAGAAGGGGCCTTTAGTGGTGGGCTTCCCCGgcggctcggatggtaaagaatctgcctgcaatgcgggagacctgggttcaatccctgggtagggaagaccccctggaggagggcatggcaacccacttcagtattcttgcctggaaaatcaccctggacagaggagcctggtgggctacggtccttgggtcacagagagttggacatgactgaacgactaacactttagTCCTGGGGAGTGTAGCAAACCACACCTGTGGTTGATGTGGACAATCTGGTTTTTTCAAACATCTTGAGAAATGAGCAGAATGGGATAGTGAAGGAACAAGAAACAATTGTCTTCTTTCAGTATTTAGAGAGGGCTAAAGGTTAGTAAGTGTAAGTTACGTTCTCAGGTAAATTTACggtcagttcagatcagatcagccgctcagtcgtgtccgactctttgcgaccccatgaattgcagcacgccaggcctccctgtccatcaccaacacccagagattactcaaactcatgtccattgagttggtgatgccattcagccatctcatcctctgtcatccccttcttctcctgccctcaatctttcccagcatcagggtcttttcatataagtcagttcttcgcataaggtggccaaaatattggcgtttgAGCTTCAgagtcagtctttccaatgaacacccaggactgacctcctttaggatggactggttggatcttcttgcagtccgagggactctcaagagtcttctccaacaccacagttcaaaagcatcaattcctcagtgctcagctttctttgtagtccaactctcacatccatacatgaccactggaaaacccatagccttgactagacagacctttgttggcaaagtaatgtctctgcttttcaatatgctatctaggtcggccataacttttcttacaaggagtaagcatcttttaatttcatggctgcagtcaccatctgtagtgattttggagccccccaaaataaagtctgacactgtttccactgtttccccatctatttcccatgaagcgattggaccagaagccatgatctttgttttctgaatgttgagctttaagccaacttttgcactctcctcttccactttcatcaagaggctttttagttcctcttcactttctgccataagggtggtatcacgtgcatatctgaggttattgatatttctcctggcaatcttgagtccagcttgtgcttcttccagcccagcatttctcatgatgtactctgcatataagttcaataagcagggtgacaataaacagccttgacgtactccttttcctatttggaaccagtctgttgttccatgtccagtttaactgttgcttcctgacctgcatataggtttctcaagaggcaggtcaggtggtctggtattcccaagatgggcgggtcatggtggatagatctgacacaatgtggtccactgcagaagggaatggcaaaccacttcagtattcttgccttgagaaccccatgaacagtatgaaaaggcaaaattataggacactgaaagaggaactccccaggtcagtaggtgcccaatatgctactggagatcagtggagaaataactccagaaagaatgaagggatggagccaaagcaaacacaatacccagctgtggatgtgactggtgatacaagcaaggtccgatgctgtaaagagcaatattgcataggaacctggaatgtcaggtccatgaatcaaggcaaatcggaagtgatcaaacaggagatggcaagagtgaacatcgacattctaggaatcagcaaactaaaatggactggaatgggtgaatttaactcaaatgaccattatacctactactgtgggcaggaatccctcagaagaaatggagtagccatcatggtcaacaaaagagtccgaaatgaagtacttggatgcaatctcgaaaacgacagaatgatctctgttcgtttccaaggcaaaccattcaatatcacagtaattcaagtctatgccccaaccagtagcgctgacgaagctgaagttgaacggttctatgaagacctacaagaccttttggaactaactccgcaaaaagatgtccttttcattataggggagtggaatgcaaaagtaggaagtcaagaaacacctgcagtaacaggcagatttggccttggaatacggaatgaagcagggcaaaggctaatagagttttcccaagagaatgcactggtcatagcaaacaccctctcccaacaacacaagagaagactctacacatggacatgaccagatggtcaacaccaaaatcagattgattataatctttgcagccaaagatggagaagctctatacagtcaacaaaaacaaatttactgtaaaatagattaaatgcaaCACTTTCAGGGAGGCTTTCATCCAGTGGGTGACAGCGCTTATCAGAGGAAGCTAACACTCATCACAAGTAGACTTAACTAGACTCGTGATGAGATAATGACGTTTGCTTTGTTAACGTAATCCTTttgaattcaaataaaattcatgACATGGGGATGTTTTTAAGAGCTGTGGAATGTTAGTATAA
This genomic window from Bubalus bubalis isolate 160015118507 breed Murrah chromosome 16, NDDB_SH_1, whole genome shotgun sequence contains:
- the LOC102400447 gene encoding putative olfactory receptor 5AK3; its protein translation is MEQNNGTTVTEFILLGFAGQHKSWHVLFTVFLVIYVVTLVGNIGMILLIKTDSSLHTPMYFFLQNLAFVDLCYTSAITPKMLQSFVETKQSISFIGCMVQLLVYGAFATSDCYILAAMAVDRYVAICNPLRYGTVMSQRVCSQLLTGAYFVGFLNASVNTSFAFSLNFCKSNKINHFFCDAPPVLALSCSSIYLNIMLLTVFVGFNLTFTVSVVIFSYMFILIAILKISSAAGRKKAFSTCASHLTAVSIFYGTLSYMYLHHRTIESQEQEKMASVFYGIIIPMLNPLIYSLRNQDVREALKGVGKKCF